The proteins below are encoded in one region of Nitrospirota bacterium:
- a CDS encoding argininosuccinate synthase — MSRGKKKVVLAYSGGLDTSVILKWLQETHDCEVIAFCADLGQGEDLQAIKAKAKNLGVKKVYVEDLRETFVKDYVFPMLRGNAMYEGCYLLGTSIARPLIARRQAEIAIQEGAEAVSHGATGKGNDQVRFELTYTALAPNLKIIAPWREWTMGSRRELIEYADRHGIPVTVTKAKPYSMDLNLFHVSYEGGILEDPWKSPPDEIFQMTVSPEKAPNKPLEVEIGYEAGNPVSVDGKRMSPATLLAHLNKLGGAHGIGRVDLVENRYVGMKSRGVYETPGGTILHVAHRGIESLTMDREVLHFRDSLIPRFADLIYNGYWFSPEREMLQTAIDAAQQDVTGTARVKLYKGSCTLAGRKSKNSLYRLDIATFEEDQVYNQKDAEGFIRLNALRLKIRAQRKKATT, encoded by the coding sequence ATGAGTCGTGGCAAGAAGAAAGTCGTGTTGGCCTATTCCGGCGGGCTCGATACCTCTGTGATTTTGAAGTGGCTGCAAGAGACCCATGATTGCGAGGTCATCGCGTTTTGCGCCGACCTGGGGCAGGGCGAGGATTTGCAAGCGATCAAGGCCAAGGCGAAAAATCTTGGCGTCAAGAAAGTCTACGTCGAGGACCTGCGCGAGACCTTCGTGAAGGACTATGTCTTCCCGATGCTGCGTGGCAACGCCATGTACGAAGGTTGCTATTTGCTCGGGACCTCGATTGCGCGGCCCCTCATTGCGCGGCGGCAAGCCGAGATCGCGATCCAGGAAGGTGCCGAGGCGGTGTCGCATGGCGCGACGGGAAAGGGCAACGACCAGGTCCGGTTCGAGCTGACCTACACGGCATTGGCGCCGAATCTCAAGATCATCGCACCGTGGCGTGAATGGACGATGGGATCGCGGCGCGAATTGATCGAGTATGCCGATCGGCACGGTATTCCCGTCACGGTGACGAAGGCCAAGCCCTACAGCATGGATCTGAATTTGTTCCATGTCAGCTATGAAGGCGGCATCCTGGAAGATCCCTGGAAGTCGCCGCCGGACGAGATTTTCCAAATGACCGTGTCGCCGGAGAAGGCGCCGAACAAGCCGCTCGAAGTCGAGATCGGCTACGAGGCCGGCAATCCTGTGTCGGTCGATGGAAAGAGAATGAGCCCTGCCACGTTGCTGGCCCATCTCAATAAGCTGGGTGGCGCCCATGGCATCGGCCGCGTCGATCTCGTCGAAAATCGCTATGTCGGCATGAAGTCTCGCGGGGTCTATGAAACGCCGGGCGGGACGATCCTGCATGTGGCGCATCGCGGGATCGAGTCCTTGACGATGGATCGCGAGGTACTGCACTTCAGGGACAGTTTGATTCCGCGTTTCGCCGATTTGATTTACAACGGCTACTGGTTCAGTCCGGAACGGGAGATGCTCCAGACGGCCATCGATGCGGCACAGCAGGACGTGACTGGCACGGCGCGGGTGAAGCTCTATAAGGGGAGCTGCACGTTGGCCGGACGTAAGTCGAAGAATTCGCTCTATCGACTCGACATCGCCACGTTTGAAGAAGACCAGGTCTATAATCAGAAAGATGCAGAGGGGTTCATCCGGTTGAACGCGTTGCGGTTGAAGATCCGAGCCCAACGAAAGAAGGCCACGACCTAA
- the argF gene encoding ornithine carbamoyltransferase, translating into MTKRAVQVPAGKKDLLDIATISRAEVERLLASAVLLKEKQRRGIPHPLLSGKTLGLLFQKPSTRTRVSFEAGMNQLGGHALVLPMGEIQLSRGESVPDTARVLSCYLDAIVIRTYDHVIVEEWAREATMPVINGLTDLSHPCQALSDLLTIREKKGRLKGIKIAYIGDGNNVANSLIEAAAKMGMVIALGCPAGYQPEQHIVDRARVEAEKTGALIEISQDPHIAAKDADVIYTDVWISMGREREQARRLKVLAPYQVNSRLLQRAKPDAIVMHCLPAHRGEEISAEVLDGPQSVIIDQAENRLHMQKAILTNLLGKRSRTKR; encoded by the coding sequence ATGACGAAACGAGCGGTACAAGTGCCGGCCGGCAAAAAAGATCTTCTGGATATCGCCACCATCAGCAGGGCGGAGGTGGAGCGTCTGCTCGCGTCCGCAGTCCTGCTGAAAGAGAAGCAACGACGCGGGATTCCCCATCCTCTGCTGTCCGGCAAGACGCTGGGGCTCCTCTTCCAGAAACCTTCGACGAGGACGAGAGTCTCCTTCGAAGCTGGCATGAACCAGTTGGGCGGCCATGCGCTGGTGTTGCCCATGGGCGAGATACAGCTCTCGCGCGGAGAAAGTGTTCCCGATACGGCGCGTGTGCTGTCCTGCTATCTCGACGCGATCGTGATCCGCACCTACGACCATGTGATTGTGGAGGAATGGGCGCGGGAAGCGACGATGCCGGTCATCAATGGACTGACCGACCTGAGCCATCCCTGCCAGGCCCTGTCCGATCTGTTGACCATTCGCGAGAAGAAGGGCCGGTTGAAGGGGATCAAGATCGCCTATATCGGCGACGGCAACAATGTGGCGAATTCCCTGATCGAGGCGGCGGCGAAGATGGGGATGGTGATCGCCCTTGGTTGTCCGGCCGGGTATCAGCCGGAGCAGCATATTGTGGACCGGGCCAGAGTGGAAGCCGAAAAAACCGGCGCCTTGATTGAAATCAGCCAGGATCCCCACATCGCGGCGAAGGATGCGGATGTCATCTACACGGACGTCTGGATCAGCATGGGCCGCGAGCGGGAGCAGGCGCGGCGGTTGAAGGTCCTGGCGCCCTATCAAGTGAACAGCCGCCTGTTGCAGCGCGCCAAGCCGGATGCGATCGTCATGCATTGTTTGCCCGCCCACCGGGGAGAGGAAATCAGCGCCGAGGTGCTGGACGGTCCTCAGTCCGTGATCATCGACCAGGCGGAAAACCGGTTGCACATGCAGAAGGCCATTTTAACGAACCTATTAGGCAAGAGGAGTCGAACCAAACGATGA
- a CDS encoding acetylornithine transaminase, protein MPTEELKQDAARYLMQTYTRQPLAIARGRGTKVYDFEGREYLDFVGGIAVNILGHGHPDLVQAIQRQAAQLIHTSNLYYTEPQVKLAQVLVDHSFADKVFFCNSGAEANEAAIKLARRYSHDKYGAGRFEIVTMKNSFHGRTMATLTATGQDKIQKGYEPLLPGFRYVAFNSLEELTEAVTDKTAAIMLEPIQGEGGVHVADREYLRQVRDLCTKRDVLLIFDEVQTGMGRTGTLFAYEQLGVQPDIMTLAKGLGGGMPIGACLATDSVAQAFSPGSHASTFGGNPLACAAGLAVCRVLLEGQVLDQARRMGEYFAKGLVDCKERHRVVREVRGLGLLQGMELAMEGKVVVSECLARGILINGTGEHVLRFVPPLIISQPDIDRLLETLGQIFSKQAA, encoded by the coding sequence ATGCCGACAGAAGAACTGAAGCAAGACGCCGCACGGTATTTGATGCAGACCTATACGCGTCAACCACTCGCGATTGCGCGAGGACGGGGGACGAAGGTCTATGATTTTGAGGGGCGCGAGTACCTCGATTTCGTCGGCGGGATTGCGGTGAACATCCTGGGACATGGCCATCCGGACTTAGTCCAGGCCATCCAGCGCCAAGCCGCGCAGCTGATCCACACCTCGAATCTCTATTACACAGAACCGCAAGTGAAGCTGGCGCAGGTGCTGGTCGACCACTCGTTCGCCGACAAGGTGTTCTTCTGCAACAGCGGGGCAGAGGCGAATGAAGCGGCGATCAAGCTGGCCCGCCGTTATTCGCATGACAAGTATGGAGCCGGGCGCTTCGAGATCGTCACGATGAAGAACTCGTTTCATGGTCGGACGATGGCGACCTTGACGGCCACCGGCCAGGATAAGATCCAAAAGGGCTACGAGCCGTTGCTTCCGGGCTTCCGTTACGTTGCCTTCAATAGTCTGGAAGAGCTGACCGAGGCGGTGACCGACAAGACCGCGGCCATTATGCTTGAGCCGATCCAGGGTGAGGGGGGCGTCCACGTCGCGGACCGCGAGTATTTGAGGCAGGTGCGGGACCTCTGCACGAAACGAGACGTGCTCTTGATCTTCGATGAAGTGCAGACCGGGATGGGACGGACTGGGACCCTGTTCGCCTATGAGCAGCTAGGGGTCCAGCCTGACATCATGACCCTGGCGAAGGGGCTGGGCGGAGGCATGCCGATCGGCGCCTGTCTCGCGACCGATTCCGTGGCCCAGGCCTTCTCCCCCGGCAGCCATGCTTCGACATTCGGCGGCAATCCGTTGGCCTGCGCCGCGGGGTTGGCAGTCTGCCGTGTGTTGCTGGAAGGTCAGGTGCTCGACCAGGCGCGCCGGATGGGTGAGTATTTCGCCAAGGGATTAGTCGACTGTAAGGAACGGCACCGGGTCGTGCGCGAGGTGCGGGGCCTCGGGCTCTTGCAGGGGATGGAGCTCGCCATGGAGGGGAAAGTCGTCGTGAGCGAATGTTTGGCTCGCGGCATTTTGATCAATGGGACCGGCGAGCATGTGCTGCGGTTCGTGCCCCCGTTGATTATCAGCCAGCCGGATATCGATCGACTGCTCGAAACGCTCGGACAGATTTTCAGCAAGCAGGCAGCCTAA
- a CDS encoding DUF2628 domain-containing protein, which translates to MKPCTQCQQQNQEDSKFCYQCGNSLATAPEAPIVATAAATPSDEAIWRQFIGPHADRYMEHFKKFGLGDEPKFALTWNWPAFLYISFLWFLYRKMYVYALVYALGPMLSTYLTGDFTVGLVWSIMAGATANYLYYWHCREQIGEIKKSAWTDPVKQDEALKEAGGVQPYVIWVGVAMYIFFALTMIKLLQDGLPDGDQMPSKPAKPAATSTTST; encoded by the coding sequence ATGAAACCCTGCACGCAATGCCAACAGCAAAATCAAGAAGATTCCAAATTCTGCTACCAATGCGGGAACTCGCTGGCCACCGCGCCTGAGGCTCCAATCGTCGCAACCGCCGCCGCCACACCCAGCGATGAAGCCATCTGGCGCCAATTCATCGGCCCCCACGCCGATCGCTACATGGAACATTTCAAGAAGTTTGGCCTAGGCGATGAGCCAAAGTTCGCGCTGACGTGGAATTGGCCGGCTTTTCTCTACATTTCCTTCCTCTGGTTTCTCTATCGGAAGATGTACGTCTATGCGCTGGTCTATGCCCTCGGCCCCATGCTTTCGACCTACCTGACCGGCGACTTCACCGTAGGTCTTGTCTGGAGCATCATGGCCGGAGCCACCGCGAACTATCTGTACTATTGGCATTGCCGCGAGCAGATCGGCGAAATCAAGAAGAGCGCCTGGACCGATCCAGTGAAACAGGACGAGGCCTTGAAGGAGGCTGGGGGCGTCCAGCCCTACGTCATCTGGGTCGGAGTCGCCATGTACATCTTCTTTGCGCTGACGATGATCAAGCTACTGCAGGATGGTCTACCGGACGGAGATCAGATGCCGTCCAAACCGGCCAAGCCAGCAGCGACGAGCACGACGAGTACCTAA
- a CDS encoding 2,3-bisphosphoglycerate-dependent phosphoglycerate mutase, with the protein MARLVLLRHGESQWNLENRFTGWVDVPLTPKGIQEAKNAGEKLRGFTFDRAFTSVLERANETLRLALDVIGQPKIPIERDKALNERMYGDLQGLNKAETAKKYGEAQVKIWRRSYDVPPPGGESLKDTAERVLPYYEQTIKPYLLKGETILIAAHGNSLRALIMELEQLSREQVLELNIPTGAPLLYELDGTGKVVDHRYL; encoded by the coding sequence ATGGCTCGATTAGTGCTGCTGCGTCACGGCGAATCACAATGGAATCTGGAAAACCGCTTCACGGGATGGGTCGATGTGCCCTTGACGCCGAAAGGAATCCAGGAAGCCAAGAATGCGGGAGAGAAACTCCGGGGCTTCACCTTCGATCGCGCCTTCACCTCCGTGCTCGAACGGGCGAACGAAACGCTCCGACTGGCGCTGGACGTAATCGGTCAACCGAAGATCCCCATCGAGCGGGACAAGGCCCTCAACGAACGGATGTATGGCGACTTACAGGGACTGAACAAAGCCGAGACGGCGAAAAAATATGGTGAGGCGCAAGTGAAAATCTGGCGCCGGAGTTACGACGTGCCTCCGCCGGGTGGGGAAAGTCTGAAAGATACAGCGGAGCGTGTGCTGCCCTATTATGAGCAGACCATCAAACCCTACCTCTTGAAGGGGGAAACGATCCTCATCGCGGCGCACGGCAACAGCTTGCGGGCCCTGATCATGGAACTGGAGCAGCTCTCACGGGAACAAGTGCTGGAGTTGAATATCCCGACCGGTGCGCCGCTGCTCTATGAGCTGGATGGAACAGGGAAGGTCGTCGATCACCGCTATCTCTGA
- a CDS encoding ATP-grasp domain-containing protein, with translation MRRLRVLVLMHEDLVPPDHLSGQDATRAAWRTEYDVVSTLRKLGHDVKPIGVRSDLGVLRSAIEEWKPHIAFNLLEEFDGVAVYDQNVVSYLELLHVPYTGCSPRGLMLARDKVLSKKLFSFHRIPFPDFMVVPQGRAVKRPKGLSFPLIVKSVTEEASLGISQASIVQDDEKLKERVAFIHTSIGTGALIEQYIEGRELYVGVMGNGHAEVLPVWELILDKLPDDARRIATERVKWSRTYQDKYGIDSGEAKNLPKGKAEEIQHLAKRVYRSLGLSGYARIDVRMDGQGNVFVLEANPNPQIAHDEDFADSAQKAGYSYKDLLQELINIGLRWQPAKAA, from the coding sequence ATGAGACGGCTGCGTGTCCTCGTCCTCATGCACGAAGATCTGGTTCCTCCTGATCATCTCAGCGGGCAGGATGCAACCCGCGCCGCTTGGAGGACGGAATACGACGTGGTCTCCACGCTACGGAAGCTCGGCCATGACGTTAAACCGATCGGGGTCAGGAGTGATCTTGGCGTGCTTCGGTCTGCCATTGAAGAGTGGAAGCCGCACATCGCCTTCAATCTGCTCGAAGAGTTCGATGGAGTGGCGGTGTACGATCAGAACGTCGTCTCGTATCTGGAATTGCTTCACGTGCCCTATACGGGGTGCAGTCCTCGGGGGTTGATGCTGGCGCGGGACAAGGTCCTCTCCAAGAAGCTGTTCTCGTTCCATCGTATTCCGTTTCCGGATTTCATGGTGGTGCCGCAGGGGCGGGCTGTGAAACGCCCCAAGGGCCTGTCGTTCCCGTTGATCGTCAAGTCAGTGACCGAAGAGGCGTCGCTGGGAATTTCCCAGGCCTCCATTGTCCAGGACGACGAGAAGCTCAAGGAGCGAGTGGCCTTCATCCACACGAGCATCGGGACTGGCGCACTCATCGAGCAATACATCGAGGGGCGCGAACTCTATGTCGGGGTGATGGGCAACGGCCATGCGGAGGTTTTGCCGGTCTGGGAGTTAATCCTGGATAAGCTCCCGGATGATGCCAGGCGGATTGCGACTGAGCGAGTCAAATGGAGCCGGACCTATCAAGACAAGTATGGGATCGATTCCGGCGAAGCCAAGAACCTTCCGAAGGGGAAGGCCGAGGAGATTCAACATCTCGCAAAGCGTGTCTATCGTTCACTCGGCCTGAGCGGCTATGCGCGGATCGACGTGCGGATGGACGGGCAGGGGAATGTCTTCGTGTTGGAGGCCAATCCCAATCCGCAAATCGCGCATGACGAAGATTTCGCGGATTCGGCGCAGAAGGCCGGCTATAGCTATAAAGATCTGTTGCAGGAATTGATCAACATCGGTCTTCGCTGGCAGCCGGCTAAAGCGGCGTAG
- a CDS encoding putative zinc-binding metallopeptidase, giving the protein MHRAQIQTAAQSEGGQPEPEWVSWSDEKILALPICRLGLTLEGGFLSEQIAQLYAELEARQLTFRPHFWLSNEWFTPDGVPGIAIPFYLAHPRLAKLEMGQMLEVEGGTAEWCMRILRHEAGHAIENAYRLRRLRSRQQVFGRSSDPYPKYYSPRPYSRSFVRHLDVWYAQSHPDEDFAETFAVWLTPDSTWADRYKGWPVLRKLQYVNGLMQGLAGVPPKVVTSEEIDPLPVLKKTLREHYERKRKHYGIEHRSFYDPDLKRLFSDSPAHADKMSAATFLNRFRKEVRRKVSAWTGEYQYTIDQVLEDMIQRCRQLHLRLPLAEEQAKLDFTILLTVHTMNYLRSGRHKVAV; this is encoded by the coding sequence ATGCATCGAGCGCAGATACAAACAGCTGCCCAGTCAGAGGGGGGCCAGCCGGAACCGGAATGGGTCTCGTGGTCTGACGAGAAGATTCTGGCCCTTCCCATCTGTCGCCTGGGTCTCACCCTTGAGGGGGGATTCCTGTCCGAGCAGATCGCCCAACTCTACGCAGAACTCGAGGCCAGGCAGCTCACCTTTCGTCCCCACTTCTGGTTGTCGAACGAATGGTTTACCCCGGACGGTGTGCCGGGAATCGCCATTCCCTTTTATCTGGCCCATCCGCGTCTCGCGAAACTTGAAATGGGGCAGATGCTCGAAGTCGAGGGAGGGACCGCGGAATGGTGCATGCGTATCTTGCGGCATGAGGCAGGCCATGCCATTGAGAATGCCTATCGTCTCCGCCGTCTTCGCAGCCGGCAGCAAGTATTCGGCCGCTCGTCGGATCCCTACCCGAAATATTACAGTCCCAGACCCTACAGCCGGAGCTTCGTGCGCCACCTCGACGTGTGGTATGCGCAAAGCCATCCGGATGAAGACTTTGCCGAAACTTTTGCGGTCTGGCTCACGCCCGATTCGACCTGGGCCGATCGCTACAAGGGTTGGCCGGTCCTGAGGAAGCTGCAGTATGTGAACGGGTTGATGCAGGGGCTGGCCGGCGTCCCGCCCAAGGTGGTGACGAGCGAGGAAATCGATCCGCTGCCCGTGCTGAAGAAGACCCTGCGCGAGCATTACGAGCGAAAGCGCAAACATTATGGCATCGAGCACCGGTCATTTTACGATCCGGATTTGAAACGGCTGTTTTCCGACTCGCCGGCCCATGCCGACAAAATGAGCGCCGCCACCTTCCTGAATCGTTTCCGCAAAGAGGTGCGCCGCAAAGTGTCGGCCTGGACGGGAGAATATCAATATACGATCGACCAGGTGCTGGAGGACATGATTCAGCGCTGCCGCCAGCTTCACTTGCGGCTCCCGCTGGCAGAGGAGCAGGCGAAGCTGGACTTCACGATTCTGTTGACGGTTCACACGATGAACTATTTACGCAGCGGGCGGCATAAGGTGGCGGTATGA
- the msrA gene encoding peptide-methionine (S)-S-oxide reductase MsrA has translation MEQAMLPTAPRYEIATVAGGCFWCLEAVYDQMQGVVSVESGYVGGQMDAPTYEAVCSGRTGHAEAVRITFDPAVVSYRELLEVLFVIHDPTTLNRQGHDIGTQYRSAIFFHTPEQQQVAEDMIAAITKEGLYPNPIVTQVEPAGIWYEAEPYHQEYFVRHPFEGYCAAVVLPKVIKFRKQFTSKLKS, from the coding sequence ATGGAACAAGCTATGCTGCCAACCGCTCCGCGATACGAAATTGCCACCGTTGCGGGCGGGTGTTTCTGGTGTCTTGAAGCGGTCTATGACCAGATGCAGGGTGTGGTGTCGGTCGAGTCAGGCTATGTCGGCGGTCAGATGGATGCCCCGACCTATGAAGCGGTCTGCAGCGGACGAACCGGCCATGCAGAAGCGGTGCGTATCACCTTCGATCCCGCTGTCGTCAGCTATCGTGAGTTGCTAGAGGTCCTGTTCGTCATCCATGACCCGACGACACTGAACCGGCAGGGGCATGATATCGGGACACAATACCGCTCCGCCATTTTCTTCCATACGCCGGAGCAGCAACAGGTGGCGGAGGACATGATTGCGGCGATCACCAAAGAGGGCCTCTATCCCAACCCCATCGTGACGCAAGTGGAGCCGGCCGGGATTTGGTACGAGGCTGAACCTTACCATCAAGAGTATTTCGTGCGGCATCCCTTCGAGGGGTACTGTGCTGCAGTCGTCCTGCCCAAGGTCATCAAGTTTCGCAAACAGTTCACCTCAAAACTGAAATCGTAG
- a CDS encoding PilZ domain-containing protein: protein MTKSSAKTSAKKSKPRAGKEESFREQRQQPRFTSQFRSTFSGGQREGQGRTRDLSIGGCMIETDFPVVEGTSFECRIYVPGLDWPLRIDEAHVRWVKAKTFGIQFTKIQAEEKAKLKQVIANLDAEGTA, encoded by the coding sequence ATGACCAAGAGTTCCGCCAAAACCAGCGCGAAGAAATCGAAGCCCCGCGCCGGCAAGGAAGAATCGTTCAGGGAGCAGCGCCAGCAGCCGCGTTTTACGTCGCAGTTCAGAAGCACCTTCTCGGGAGGGCAACGGGAGGGCCAAGGCCGGACGCGGGACCTCTCCATCGGTGGCTGTATGATCGAGACGGATTTCCCGGTTGTCGAGGGCACGTCCTTCGAATGCCGCATCTATGTTCCAGGGCTCGATTGGCCCCTGCGTATCGACGAAGCCCATGTGCGGTGGGTGAAGGCCAAGACCTTCGGGATCCAGTTCACCAAGATCCAGGCTGAGGAGAAGGCGAAACTCAAGCAAGTCATTGCCAACCTCGATGCAGAAGGCACTGCGTAA
- a CDS encoding OmpA family protein, whose protein sequence is MIGRPTKTSVVIAMGLVLLAGQGCSMKWLQSDGETGSEGGLTQGRSDGGLSGFSRNPMEERLGRGGDIASLASSGMGARQRAELTREEQAAIEAGLQDVFFGYDQWLLSDSGMAALNRDAQWLKDHPGAVMKVEGHCDERGTADYNVVLGDKRAKAARSYLVESGVSPKQVAILSYGKERPFCRDQDESCYQQNRRGHVLLKLKQ, encoded by the coding sequence ATGATCGGACGTCCGACGAAGACCAGTGTTGTAATAGCGATGGGGCTTGTCCTGCTGGCAGGACAGGGCTGTAGCATGAAATGGCTGCAGTCTGATGGAGAGACGGGATCCGAAGGCGGTCTGACTCAAGGTCGGTCGGACGGAGGATTGAGTGGTTTCTCTCGGAATCCCATGGAAGAACGGTTGGGCCGTGGCGGGGATATCGCATCGCTCGCCTCTTCCGGGATGGGCGCCCGTCAGCGCGCGGAGTTAACCAGGGAAGAACAGGCGGCCATCGAAGCCGGCTTGCAAGACGTGTTTTTCGGATACGATCAGTGGCTGTTGTCGGATAGTGGCATGGCTGCCTTGAACCGTGATGCGCAGTGGCTCAAGGATCACCCTGGCGCTGTGATGAAGGTGGAAGGCCATTGCGATGAACGGGGAACGGCCGACTACAATGTGGTGCTGGGCGATAAGCGGGCGAAGGCCGCCCGCAGTTATTTGGTGGAGTCCGGGGTCAGTCCCAAGCAGGTGGCGATCCTGTCGTACGGCAAGGAGCGCCCGTTCTGCAGGGACCAGGATGAATCCTGCTATCAGCAGAATCGCCGCGGGCATGTGTTGCTGAAGCTGAAGCAGTAG
- a CDS encoding shikimate kinase, protein MNIVLIGYRGTGKSTVGRRLAARLGRDCLSTDAEIVARAKRTIPEIVAQEGWEHFRDLESAVCRDLAGRDQLVIDTGGGAILRPQNVEALKKNGTLFWLTASVETIAKRIGGDNQRPSLTGTKSFVEEIQDVLREREPKYRAAADHVIATDGRTIDQLVEALLALLPRS, encoded by the coding sequence ATGAACATCGTCCTGATCGGCTATCGGGGGACCGGCAAGAGTACGGTGGGGAGGCGGCTTGCGGCGCGGTTGGGACGAGACTGTCTGTCAACCGACGCGGAGATCGTCGCTCGGGCGAAGCGGACCATTCCGGAGATCGTGGCGCAAGAGGGCTGGGAGCATTTTCGCGATCTGGAGTCTGCTGTCTGCCGTGATCTTGCTGGCCGCGACCAGCTCGTGATCGATACAGGAGGCGGGGCCATCCTTCGCCCGCAGAATGTCGAAGCGCTCAAGAAGAACGGCACCTTGTTTTGGCTGACGGCCTCCGTCGAGACGATTGCGAAACGCATCGGCGGGGATAATCAGCGCCCCTCGCTGACCGGGACCAAATCGTTCGTCGAGGAAATTCAGGATGTGTTGCGGGAGCGGGAGCCAAAGTATCGCGCCGCCGCCGATCATGTCATCGCGACGGACGGTCGAACGATCGATCAATTGGTCGAAGCGCTGCTCGCATTGCTTCCCCGTTCTTGA
- a CDS encoding shikimate dehydrogenase → MDINAHTQFCGVIGNPVEHSLSPAIHNAAFQKLGLNFVYLAFRVEAIGDAIKGLRALGNFRGASVTIPHKVAAVPFLDSVEPTARHIGAINTIVVEGGSLTGYNTDATGALRALREGGVALKGQYVVMLGSGGAARAIAFALGTEAGIDRLTLLGIDERERTTLAQDLQSKTGLTVQASPLDEATLRQVLPEAQVLIHCTPMGMSPNVQGTSVPASLLHAGLTVMDIVYNPRETRLLREAKAAGCRTIPGLEMFLHQAAAQFELWTNQAAPTDVMRAVLESRFS, encoded by the coding sequence ATGGATATCAATGCACATACTCAGTTCTGCGGCGTCATCGGCAATCCCGTCGAACATTCGCTCTCTCCCGCGATTCATAATGCCGCGTTTCAGAAACTCGGTTTGAACTTCGTGTATCTGGCCTTCCGCGTGGAAGCGATCGGCGACGCGATCAAGGGGCTGCGCGCCCTGGGTAACTTTCGTGGCGCCAGCGTGACCATCCCCCATAAGGTGGCGGCCGTTCCCTTTCTCGATTCTGTCGAACCGACCGCCCGTCATATCGGCGCGATCAATACGATTGTGGTAGAGGGCGGAAGCCTGACAGGCTACAACACCGATGCAACCGGCGCCTTGCGCGCGCTTCGCGAAGGTGGCGTGGCCTTGAAGGGGCAGTATGTGGTGATGCTCGGGTCCGGAGGCGCGGCCCGCGCGATCGCCTTTGCGCTCGGAACAGAGGCGGGAATCGATCGCTTGACCCTCTTGGGAATCGACGAACGGGAACGCACAACTCTGGCGCAGGATCTCCAATCGAAGACAGGACTGACAGTGCAGGCATCGCCTTTGGATGAAGCGACTCTGCGACAGGTTTTGCCGGAGGCTCAGGTGCTGATCCATTGCACCCCGATGGGCATGTCGCCCAATGTGCAGGGAACCTCTGTGCCGGCTTCGTTGCTCCATGCGGGATTGACGGTCATGGACATCGTGTACAACCCTCGGGAGACCAGGCTGCTGAGGGAGGCGAAGGCGGCGGGCTGCCGCACGATTCCAGGGCTCGAGATGTTTCTCCATCAAGCAGCGGCGCAGTTCGAACTCTGGACCAACCAGGCAGCGCCGACCGACGTCATGCGCGCCGTGCTGGAGTCCCGCTTCTCATGA
- a CDS encoding SDR family oxidoreductase, translating to MNRLSGKVAIVTGGNAGIGEAIAKAFAREGASVVITGRRQGELDRVVSDIVKEQGQVLAVAGSVTDEAHVQETVRQTLQQFGRLDILVNNAGIGEFGKRLHETDDATWAQILDVNLNGVFRMTRAALPQMLKQGTGAIVNISSIASLIGLPTLPAYAASKGALDSLTRALAVDYAKDGIRCNVVNPGLIDTPMAAPLMSNPEQLDPILAHYPIRRVGKPEEVASMVLYLASDEAAWVTGGTFPVDGGMTIS from the coding sequence ATGAATCGGTTAAGTGGAAAGGTCGCGATCGTTACGGGGGGCAACGCCGGTATCGGTGAAGCAATCGCCAAAGCCTTTGCGCGCGAAGGGGCCTCGGTCGTGATCACGGGAAGACGGCAAGGGGAGCTGGACCGGGTCGTGAGCGACATTGTGAAGGAGCAGGGCCAGGTCTTGGCCGTTGCCGGATCGGTCACAGATGAAGCGCATGTCCAGGAAACGGTGCGTCAGACGCTGCAGCAGTTCGGGCGGCTGGACATCCTCGTCAATAATGCGGGAATCGGAGAGTTTGGGAAACGTCTGCACGAGACCGATGATGCAACCTGGGCGCAGATCCTCGACGTCAATCTGAACGGGGTGTTTCGCATGACGCGGGCTGCTTTGCCGCAGATGCTGAAGCAGGGGACTGGCGCGATCGTCAATATCTCCTCCATTGCGAGTCTGATCGGGCTCCCTACCTTGCCGGCCTATGCCGCCTCCAAAGGGGCGCTCGATTCCCTGACTAGAGCCCTGGCGGTCGACTACGCCAAGGATGGGATTCGTTGCAACGTGGTGAATCCAGGACTGATCGATACGCCGATGGCCGCTCCTCTGATGAGCAATCCCGAACAACTGGACCCCATTCTGGCGCACTATCCTATCCGGCGAGTCGGGAAGCCGGAAGAAGTGGCCAGCATGGTCCTCTATCTCGCGTCCGACGAGGCAGCCTGGGTCACAGGCGGAACCTTCCCGGTCGATGGTGGCATGACCATTTCCTGA